In Candidatus Eisenbacteria bacterium, the DNA window TGCCGGAGATCCAGGGGATCCAGGGGGTTCGAGGGATTGTCTTGATGGCGGCCTCGAACCATGACGCTACGCCATCCGCCCTGGCGCGAAATGTCCCTATTCTCATTCTCCAGGGATGGAAGGACGACCAGGTAACGGTCGCTGACGCCTCGGCGTTGGAAGATCACCTCCGGCGGAATGGGGCAAATGATGTTATAATTGACCTGTTTCCGGAACTGGGGCATTTCTTCATTCCCGAAAATGGCAGGATTCACGAGGAGGCCGATCTCGAACTGGAGCGAGAGCGCATACCGGATGGTCTTCTTGACACAATTTCCTTTTGGATGATGGATCGGTTGCCGCCGAACTGATGGCCGGTGCGGAACGAGGAGCGCCCGCCGAACGGATGGCCGGTCTTGACGGGGGGCATACAGATGAAAAAAACCGGGACCCTGGTGGGGCTCATATTCCTCTTTGCCATCGCCATCCTCACCCTTCCCCAAAGTGAACCGTCCAAGGAGAAGGGCAAGATACCCAACGAATATTTCTTTCTTCAGCGGTCCTACCCGATCGGCGAGATCCCCCATGACGCCTATCAGAAAGCCTTGGCCGAAGCCCGGGCGCTGCGATCGGGCGGTGTCCCCGCCGGTGATTCGCGAACCCCTCATCGCGACCAATCCTCAACTCCGTCGCGCTGGGGCGGCGCTTGGATTCCATCCGGCCCCACCAATATCGGCGGACGGATCACCGCGGTTGATATTCATCCCGACAGACCCAACGTGATCTATGCCGGAGCGGCGGCCGGGGGTGTCCTTCGCTCGACAGACACCGGCGCGACCTGGACCTTTCTGATGGATGATGGTCCAAGCTTATCCATTGGTGACTTGGACATTGATCCCAACGACGACCAACATATTGTCGTTGGAACCGGGGAGGCGAATGCCAGCGGCGATTCGTATCCCGGAACCGGTGTTTATATTTCCCATGACGGCGGTGATTCCTGGAGCTTCAGCGGTCTCGCCGAAACCCGTCATATCGGCCGGGTCGTGATCAGTCCCGCAAACTCCGACCATATATATGTAGCGGCGATGGGAACCCTCTTCGGCACCAACCCCGAGCGCGGCGTCTACCGCTCGCGCGACGGAGGCGACAGCTGGGAGCTGGTCCTCTTTGTCAGCGACTCGACCGGCTGTATTGATTTGGCTCTCAATCCTGATAATCCGTCGATCCTCTACGCGGCGATGTGGGAGCGTATCCGCCGCCCGACGGCCCGCCGTGTCGGCGGCGTGACATCGGGTGTCTACAGATCCACGAACGGCGGCGATACCTGGACGCTTCTTGGCAACGGGCTTCCGGCGCCGGGAGCGACCGTGGGACGGATCGGGCTGGATATCAGCGAGTCAAATCCCGCGGTGGTCTATGCGATCTATGCTGATGATCCCGGTTATTTTATGGGATTGTACAAGACCTCGAACGGCGGCGACAGCTGGAGCCGGGTGAACGACGGCGCTCTCAGTGATCTCTACTCCTCCTACGGTTGGTATTTTGGTAATGTGCGGGTCGATCCCAATCTCCCCGACCGGATTTACGCAATGGGACTCTATGGATACAAATCGACCAACAGCGGTGGTTCGTGGAGCGGCGTTACTTTTTCGGTGCACGCCGACCAGCACGATTGGTGGATTTCCCCCAATAATTCAAATTGGATCATCTCCGCCCATGACGGCGGCTTGGATATATCGACAAACGGCGGCGGCACCTGGTCGAAAGTGTACAACCTTCCCGTGACCCAGTTTTACGCCGGGACGATTGATTATACTTATCCTGAACGTCTTTACGGCGGAACCCAGGACAATGGAACACTGCGAACCCTCACCGGCGGCCTGGATGATTGGGATGAGATACTTGGGGGTGACGGGTTTTATGTCATCGTCGATCCGACAAATCCCAATACGATTTATGCGGAATGGCAGTGGGGCAATCTGAATAAATCAGTTGATGGAGGATTTTACTTTTCTGATGCGCTGAATGGGATCTCCTCATCGAACCGACGTAACTGGTCGACACCGGTCGTCATGGATCCGTCGGATCCGCAGACACTCTATTATGGAACATACAAAATCTATAAAACGACGAATGGCGCCTCCTACTGGAGTCCCATCAGTCCTGATCTAAGCAACGGCCCTGGTTCAGGTAATTTAACATTCGGGACGATTACAACGATCGCCGTGGCTCCGAGTGATCCCGCCGTGATCTATGCCGGCCTCGATGACGGCAATGTTTGGCGCACCCTCAACGGCGGATCGGAATGGCTGAAGGTGTCCGGTGATTTGCCGGTACGATGGGTCACGCGGGTCGCCGTCGATCCACTCGATCCCCTGACGGCCTATGTTACCCTGTCGGGTTACCGGCAGGATGAATCCCTCCCGCACATTTTCCGGACCACCGATGCCGGCGCCCTGTGGGAGGATATCAGCGGCAATCTTCCCGAGGTGCCGATCAACGCCGTCGTCATCGATCCGGAGCATTCCACCTGGCTATATGTCGCCACGGATGCGGGGGTTTACTTCACCGGCGATCTCGGTGCGACATGGGCCGCCCTTGGCGAGGGTTTACCGCTGGTCACCGTCCACGATTTGACACTGCATGCGCCGACACGAACATTGGTCGCCGCCACCCACGGGCGTTCCCTGTTCCGATTAAATTTGGGCACCGTTTCCGCGCCGGAACACGAAAACACGGCATGGCGTCTCTTGCGCATCGAGCCCCCCTCACCGACTCCGTTTTCGCTGCTGACGACGCTGCGATTCCATCTGGAGACGGCGCACACGGTCACGGCATCGGTTTATGATGTTCGGGGCCGGCGGGTGAAGAGTTGGGAATACGTTTCTTACCCGGCCGGCAGCCATTCCCTGGTCTGGGACGGATGTGATGAATCGGGCCGCCGGTTATCATCGGGGACCTATTGGATCCGCCTGCGGGCCGGCGACGAAAATCGCTCGGTTCGCGCATTGCTGGTCGATTGAGTTTCTGGAGCGTTGGATTTCAGTTTTATCCCGCGGCAGGCACTCCCCTGAGCAGTGGGTCCCGATAGCAGCCTGAGCAGATCCAGATCATTCGGATGCATTGGCTCGGGCGGAAACGAGATCCATTCCCAGATCCGCCAAGCGCCCTGCTCCTCCCGCAAAAATATCCGGCCGCGA includes these proteins:
- a CDS encoding glycosyl hydrolase gives rise to the protein MKKTGTLVGLIFLFAIAILTLPQSEPSKEKGKIPNEYFFLQRSYPIGEIPHDAYQKALAEARALRSGGVPAGDSRTPHRDQSSTPSRWGGAWIPSGPTNIGGRITAVDIHPDRPNVIYAGAAAGGVLRSTDTGATWTFLMDDGPSLSIGDLDIDPNDDQHIVVGTGEANASGDSYPGTGVYISHDGGDSWSFSGLAETRHIGRVVISPANSDHIYVAAMGTLFGTNPERGVYRSRDGGDSWELVLFVSDSTGCIDLALNPDNPSILYAAMWERIRRPTARRVGGVTSGVYRSTNGGDTWTLLGNGLPAPGATVGRIGLDISESNPAVVYAIYADDPGYFMGLYKTSNGGDSWSRVNDGALSDLYSSYGWYFGNVRVDPNLPDRIYAMGLYGYKSTNSGGSWSGVTFSVHADQHDWWISPNNSNWIISAHDGGLDISTNGGGTWSKVYNLPVTQFYAGTIDYTYPERLYGGTQDNGTLRTLTGGLDDWDEILGGDGFYVIVDPTNPNTIYAEWQWGNLNKSVDGGFYFSDALNGISSSNRRNWSTPVVMDPSDPQTLYYGTYKIYKTTNGASYWSPISPDLSNGPGSGNLTFGTITTIAVAPSDPAVIYAGLDDGNVWRTLNGGSEWLKVSGDLPVRWVTRVAVDPLDPLTAYVTLSGYRQDESLPHIFRTTDAGALWEDISGNLPEVPINAVVIDPEHSTWLYVATDAGVYFTGDLGATWAALGEGLPLVTVHDLTLHAPTRTLVAATHGRSLFRLNLGTVSAPEHENTAWRLLRIEPPSPTPFSLLTTLRFHLETAHTVTASVYDVRGRRVKSWEYVSYPAGSHSLVWDGCDESGRRLSSGTYWIRLRAGDENRSVRALLVD